In the Bacillus sp. FJAT-42376 genome, TAAAGGCGCCCAGGCAATCCGTTCTTTTTATGGAGAAACGCATAAGCCCCTTCTCGCTTACTATGATTTCTTATTTGAGAACTACGAGCGGGTACTTAAAAAAATGAAAGAAGATCTTGAGACACTTGAACCTGAAAAAAGCGGTATGATTAAACAAAGTTTTCTGGAAGGTGAACTCACAACCGGTTTAAACGAAACGAAAAACTACACCTCCGATCTGACCGGCGAAGCGAACGGAATCATCGATACCATTAAATCCATCGCATCGGTAAGTAACCTTGACGACAGCGGTGTAGCTGGTAAAGTAAGTGATGCAAAGAAAGACATGGACGATACAATCAAGCAGCTAACCGAGTTTGACCAAACACAAACGTCCGAGCTCACGACGGTAGATCAGGACGTGCAGAAATTAAAGTCCTATGTAAGCGAAATCTCCGGTATGTATGAAAGCGGGAAATTGTCGGTTGGGGGGTATATGCCGGGGCAGCTGTCTGATGTTGGTAGTCACAAAAGTTTGAAGAATGACTTGTTAATTAAACGGTTTATGAATGTAGGAGATACTGCACTAAATTCATTGGGAGATGTTGGGGAAAAGTTAGGGGTTGCAGATACACTACTAATCTCCTCTCAGTTCGTATCAGGAGTTCCAGCATATTTAGTGGGCTCAAAAATTAGAATTCATTATAAAGGCGGGGTTAAGCCGCGGTTCTGGAATCGCGTAAAAGGAAATTATAAATTCACCGTTAGAGTAGATCCTTCTTGGACTACTAAAGGAAGGCATTCCAATTTTGCAGCTAAATGGCTTAAAAACTTCTCGAAATCACAGCCCACCAATCCTGTAATCAAGATGGCTCATAAATTTGTTAATTCTTATACAAGCCCTGCTCATTTAGTAAAACATGCAGCCGGATTTCCTAAAAACTTCAACGGCTGGCTGGATGGCAAAAAATTCATGGATGGGTTTGGAAGCAGAATTGAAACCGGCGTCAAAGATGTAGCCAAAAGGGCTGCAGATGCAAAGGGACTTTTAAAACTAGGAAAAGGTGTACCAATTGCATCGCAAGTTATTTCCATAGCTGGGAACGCAGGTGAATTTTTTAGTGCTGAAAATAAAAACAAAACAGTCGGAGAAAAAACTGGAAGAGCATTTGCTGGATTTGCTACAGACTTAGCTGCAATCAGCGGCGGTGCTAAAATTGGAGCAATTGCAGGAACTGCTATTGGAGGTCCGGTCGGTACAGTTGTAGGAGGGGCCATTGGCGGATTAGCTGGAGGCGTAGTAAGTGTCGTAGCTGGAGACAAAATTAAAGATGTTGGAGAAAAAGTTGGAGGAGTTGTCGAAAAAGGCGTTAAAAAGGTCGGTAAAGTAACTGAAAAAGCCATTTCTGATACATTTAAATCTGTAAAAGGGTGGTTCAACTAATTATCTATAGTCTAAGGAGCCTGCATAATGCAATCAACGATAGAAATAATCCAGGTCATTGTTCTAATACTTTTAGTCAGTCAGAACGCATATGCCTTCACCTTAATCATTATGGGAAATATACTCCTAGAATATTATCAATGGGGAATTTTCGAGAACCCAAAGCATTGGTTTCCTAAAACAACAAATTTTATTTTAAGATTCCTTTTTGGAATTGGCCCCTATTTTTACAAAAAACTTCATAATCAAGAACGATCATGGTTTTCCAGGAAAGCACTATACTTAGGCTGGTATCTATTGTTCTCAGTAGTCTGTATACTATTCTACTCAATTATTAGTACGATTCTTAATTTATTTATCTAACTCG is a window encoding:
- a CDS encoding LXG domain-containing protein — its product is MKTLDVESLSQGIKTALAEIKSQKEQLKKVEEDVKSIENLYTFTGKGAQAIRSFYGETHKPLLAYYDFLFENYERVLKKMKEDLETLEPEKSGMIKQSFLEGELTTGLNETKNYTSDLTGEANGIIDTIKSIASVSNLDDSGVAGKVSDAKKDMDDTIKQLTEFDQTQTSELTTVDQDVQKLKSYVSEISGMYESGKLSVGGYMPGQLSDVGSHKSLKNDLLIKRFMNVGDTALNSLGDVGEKLGVADTLLISSQFVSGVPAYLVGSKIRIHYKGGVKPRFWNRVKGNYKFTVRVDPSWTTKGRHSNFAAKWLKNFSKSQPTNPVIKMAHKFVNSYTSPAHLVKHAAGFPKNFNGWLDGKKFMDGFGSRIETGVKDVAKRAADAKGLLKLGKGVPIASQVISIAGNAGEFFSAENKNKTVGEKTGRAFAGFATDLAAISGGAKIGAIAGTAIGGPVGTVVGGAIGGLAGGVVSVVAGDKIKDVGEKVGGVVEKGVKKVGKVTEKAISDTFKSVKGWFN